Proteins from one Impatiens glandulifera chromosome 2, dImpGla2.1, whole genome shotgun sequence genomic window:
- the LOC124924539 gene encoding calmodulin calcium-dependent NAD kinase-like has product MEGLFEELNKKQLGFNDANECKTLCTLASLYIIKSEGMEEKILEYFSSNEEPKNDSPKIIFMGGGMVVEADAFKEIDVIYQALKSKGHHQDMLSTSELVHQSSTRA; this is encoded by the exons ATGGAGGGACTCTTTGAAGAGCTGAACAAGAAG caATTAGGATTTAATGATGCAAATGAGTGCAAAACACTATGCACTTTAGCTAGTTTGTACATAATTAAATCGGAAGGCATGGAAGAAAAAATACTAGAATATTTTTCTAGTAATGAAGAGCCAAA AAATGATTCTCCCAAAATCATTTTCATGGGAGGGGGAATGGTGGTAGAGGCAGATGCTTTTAAGGAGATAGATGTTATTTATCAAGCTCTCAAGTCTAAGGGTCATCACCAGGATATGCTTTCAACTTCTGAATTg GTCCACCAGTCTTCCACAAGGGCGTGA